In Nocardia yunnanensis, one DNA window encodes the following:
- a CDS encoding DUF397 domain-containing protein, which produces MLTTAKYQPESTGWFTSTRTNNGNQCVEVRFDGDAVLIRDSKYRRNPEHRLDDEPIITVTAAEWMTFLAAVLGRHIDRTALIAEICADGHTTLTHGKITLVYTPGEWRAFVAGVRDGEFDRTPTAA; this is translated from the coding sequence ATGCTTACCACCGCGAAGTACCAGCCGGAATCCACCGGCTGGTTCACGTCGACTCGTACCAATAACGGAAATCAATGCGTGGAGGTTCGATTCGACGGTGATGCGGTGCTCATCCGCGACAGCAAGTACCGGCGCAATCCGGAACATCGCCTTGACGACGAGCCCATCATCACCGTCACCGCGGCCGAATGGATGACATTCCTGGCCGCCGTGCTGGGCCGCCATATCGACCGCACCGCGCTCATCGCGGAGATCTGTGCGGACGGCCACACCACCCTCACGCACGGGAAGATCACCCTCGTTTACACCCCTGGCGAATGGCGGGCCTTCGTGGCCGGTGTTCGAGACGGGGAATTCGATCGGACGCCGACGGCGGCGTGA
- a CDS encoding Scr1 family TA system antitoxin-like transcriptional regulator, with protein sequence MAPLSPTVARWELVLRLREAREQRGFDSATFAKRVGFTPANWSHVEKGRRVLTATTIGPVLELLEIEGEERAELLELLAASKERGWWARSSALIGPELQRYYGMELGAESIRSYDSLVVPGLLQTEEYARALISADVMIRPVQVEQLVAVRLRRQQRLRGDDRVELTAVIGEATLLQQIGGPKVLRGQLEHLANLLDELDSLSVRVIPFTATRGALLGGSSFHLLDFASENLPTFTWVESAVFGGAVEDPEQIRDLRFAFVRALDQSLGRAESLEVIKHYSQG encoded by the coding sequence ATGGCACCCCTCTCGCCCACGGTCGCCCGATGGGAGCTGGTGCTGCGACTGCGTGAAGCGCGCGAGCAGCGCGGGTTCGATTCGGCGACCTTCGCCAAGCGCGTCGGCTTCACGCCGGCCAATTGGTCGCATGTGGAGAAGGGCCGGCGCGTGCTCACCGCCACCACCATCGGCCCGGTGCTGGAACTGCTCGAGATCGAGGGTGAGGAGCGCGCGGAACTGCTCGAGCTGCTCGCGGCGAGCAAGGAACGCGGCTGGTGGGCCCGATCCTCGGCGCTGATCGGGCCGGAGCTGCAACGGTATTACGGCATGGAGCTGGGCGCCGAGAGTATCCGCAGCTACGACAGCCTGGTGGTGCCCGGGCTGCTGCAGACCGAGGAATACGCGCGGGCGCTGATCAGCGCCGACGTCATGATCCGGCCGGTGCAGGTGGAACAGCTGGTGGCCGTGCGCCTACGGCGTCAGCAGCGCTTGCGCGGCGACGACCGGGTGGAGCTGACCGCGGTGATCGGCGAAGCCACCCTCCTGCAACAGATCGGCGGCCCGAAAGTATTGCGCGGGCAACTCGAGCATCTGGCGAATCTGCTGGACGAACTGGATTCCCTTTCGGTGCGGGTGATTCCGTTCACCGCCACGCGCGGGGCGCTGCTGGGCGGCTCGAGTTTCCATCTGCTGGATTTCGCTTCCGAGAATCTGCCCACCTTCACCTGGGTGGAGAGCGCGGTTTTCGGTGGCGCCGTGGAAGATCCGGAGCAGATTCGCGATCTGCGGTTCGCATTTGTGCGCGCGCTCGACCAATCCCTCGGTCGCGCAGAATCTTTGGAGGTGATCAAACATTATTCGCAAGGGTAG
- a CDS encoding DUF4190 domain-containing protein, with protein MNQYPPPGQPEQYGQPGQYGPGHYGQPGQYGQAGQYGQPQQFPGPPPGPHPPPGGSYWQESPQRKGMAITALVFGILGLLTFWTVLLTVVGVLCGLVAIVLGVIALLRARRGRSGGFGMALAGAILGGISLIGGVIVGLLVWIVFKDTGGTDLIDCLQRAGNDQSKVQQCQDEYKQRVEDKFSVTLTPSPAR; from the coding sequence TCAGCCCGGACAGTACGGTCCCGGGCACTATGGTCAGCCCGGACAATATGGTCAGGCTGGGCAATATGGTCAGCCGCAGCAGTTTCCGGGCCCGCCACCCGGCCCTCATCCGCCGCCCGGCGGGTCCTATTGGCAGGAATCCCCGCAGCGCAAGGGCATGGCGATCACCGCCCTGGTCTTCGGCATCCTGGGCCTGCTCACCTTCTGGACCGTGCTGCTCACCGTGGTCGGCGTGCTGTGCGGTCTCGTCGCGATCGTCCTGGGTGTCATCGCACTGCTGCGCGCGCGGCGCGGCCGCTCCGGCGGCTTCGGAATGGCGCTGGCCGGTGCGATTCTCGGCGGCATCAGCCTGATCGGCGGTGTGATCGTGGGGCTGCTGGTGTGGATCGTGTTCAAGGACACCGGCGGCACCGATCTGATCGACTGCCTGCAGCGGGCGGGCAACGATCAGTCCAAGGTCCAGCAGTGCCAGGACGAGTACAAGCAGCGGGTCGAGGACAAGTTCAGCGTCACCCTGACCCCGAGCCCGGCGCGCTGA